Part of the Citrus sinensis cultivar Valencia sweet orange chromosome 2, DVS_A1.0, whole genome shotgun sequence genome, ttggtactctagatatggctttaatctttgaccattaactttaaacgtgacaccgttctttgggtccttaatttcaattgccccatgtggaaaaacagtatgaacaataaagggaccagaccatcgagagcgtaacttacctgggaataggtgcaagcgagaattgaataaaagcactttctgacctggagtgaatgattttctcataatgtgcttgtcatgaaagactttcattcgttgcttgtaaatcttggcattttcgtatgcatcattgcgaatttcttcaagttctgtcagttgtaatcttctttctgagctggcttgttgcatgtcaaagttgaatttcttgatggcccaatatgcacgatgctcgagttccacaggtaggtggcaagcttttccatacactagcctgtagggtgacatctcaatcggggtcttgaaagccgttctatatgcccataatgcatcatcaagtcgtaatgaccaatctttcctgtctggcctcaccgtcttttctaatatgtgctttatttctcgattggagatctcaacttggccactggtttgcggatgatacggggtcgccactttgtgtgtgattgaatactttgtcaaaagagccttgaatgctttgttacaaaagtgggcaccaccatcactgattatcgctcgagggaatccaaagcgtgaaacaatgttgcttttcaaaaatcctatcaccactttgtgatcattggttctgcatggaattgcttcaacccatttcgatacgtagtcaacagcaaccaatatgtattgatggccaaaagaagggggaaagggtcccatgaagtcgataccccatacgtcaaaaatctcaaccactaaaattggatttagtggcatcatgttccttcgtgtaatgctccccattcgttgacacctatcacatgaagaacagaaagtgtaagcgtctcgaaatatagttggccaatagaaaccacattgtaaaacttttgtagctgttttcttagcactaaaatggcctccacacgcttgttcatggcagaatgaaaggatattttgaatttcactttctgggacacatcgcctaacaatttgatttgcacaatacttgaacaaatacgggtcatcccaaaagaaattctttatttccgcaaagaatttagccttgtcttgcttggtccaatgctctggaagtttacctgtaacaagataattaactatatcagcataccaaggtaatacttccacattcattaattgttcatctggaaatgactcattcaatggtaatggttccataattgtgtcaaaatggagacgagagaggtggtccgccacaacattttctgtgcctttcttatccttgaattccaagtcgaattcctgcaaaagtaacacccaacgaattagtctagcttttgcatctttctttgtgagaagatatttaagagcagcatgatctgtgaatataattattttacaaccaatgagataagatcgaaatttctctaatgcaaacactactgctagcatttctttttcagtagttgaatagttcaactgtgcatcattcaatgtcatactagcatagtaaataacatggggaattcgatcaactctttgtcctaaaactgctcctactgcataatcagatgcatcacacataagctcaaatggtaagctctagtttggggcctgaatgatgggtgatgatgtcaacaattgctttaatttttcaaaagccataagacatgaatcattaaagataaaaggtacatccttagcaagtaaattgcataagggtctagaaactttgctaaaatctttaatgaaacgtctatagaaaccagcatgcccaaggaaagatcttacttctctgactgttttgggtggaggaagattagaaattagatccaccttggctttgtcaacctcaatacctttgcttgaaatgatgtgaccgagaacaataccttgttttaccataaaatggcacttctcccaatttaagactaagctCTTCTCggtacatctctgcagaactagcgttagatgatgtaaacattgatcaaacgagtcaccaaagacagaaaaatcatccataaagacttcaaggaatcgttcaaccatatcagaaaaaatgctcaacatgcatcgttggaatgtagcaggtgcattacataatccaaatggcattctcctatatgcaaaagtgccaaaagggcaagtgaaagtagttttctcctgatcttttggtgctatgggaatctgattatatcctgaataaccatctagaaagcaataaaattcatggcctgctaatctatcaagcatttgatcaataaatggtaaaggaaaatggtctttacgtgtgacagaattcaactttctataatcaatgcatacacgccatcctgtagttactctagttggtatcaattcattatcagcattggtaactactgtgactcctgactttttggggacgacttgtacaggactgacccatgaactatcagaaattgggtaaatgatacctgcatttaatagcttaaggacttctgttctaacaacttctttcatattaggatttaaccgacgttgcatttccctagtagatttagcattttcatcaaggtgaatgtaatgcatgcagtctactggatttatacctttgatgtctgctatggtccatcctaatgctcctttgtgctcttttaaaacatccaacaacttacctttttgttcctcatttagggatgatgagatgattaccggcagagtactttcttctcccaaaaatgcatattccaatgtgttgggcaatggtttgagctcgagtttcggtggtgattctgatgatgggatgagtttcttctctaatggtgctagttgttcaactcttgacttccatttattagtgtccatgtatggtgctgagtcaagcagggagTTGACCTCAttgaccgatctgtcaatatcaaaatccaaaccaaagtgagttaaacatgtttgtaaaggatcatcactaaggtttgaaagaaatgtgtcatcaactaatgcttcaattaaatccacatcaacaattccatcatctgcactgtgaggttgtttggcaatgttgaaaatgtttagctccatagtcatgttgccgaaggacaactgcatatttccagtcctgcattgaatgtgagcatccgcagttgccaagaaaggtcggcctaggataatggggatgtgcttccttgagtcctgtattggttgagtgtcaattacaatgaaatcaacaggaaaataaaacttgtctacctggataagcacgtcctccacaataccacgaggtatttttgtggaccgatctgcaagttgtaacaccactggagttgggtgtaattctcccagtccaagtttcacaaatactgaataaggcaacaaatttacactagctcctaaatccaacaaagcattctcaattgtgtggttccctatactacatgagatagtgggggagcctgggtctttgcattttaaaggaattttatgttggagtatagaactaacgttttctgttaaaaatgccttcttttgaacatgcatatttctctttttagtacacaaatctttaagaaacttggcataagatggaacttgtttaatagcatcaagtaaagggatgttgacacttacctgtttgaagatttcgagaatctcacctgtggattttcccttctttcctttcgctaacctctgaggaaatggagctttgggaacgtattctcgtgggttggtttcttctttttcctccggtggtgagtcctcaacattcacaggtacaatttgattttcttttgtcaccggcatctccactttgttgtcgacttcctttccttttcgcaaggtcatgactgctttgacctctccatgctgttgtggtgaactggtacttgcttcatgtactcctttaggattaggcactagttgacttggaaattttcctttctcaacagtcattgccaaggtctgaactgaagaagcaagttgtcccaccatcttctcgaggcttgaaactgattgagcttgtgagttgaagcctgctctcaactcatttcgtagtccatcaatggtgcggttctgttgctcaattgtggagtgagtaagattcttgagattctggaatgaatcctcccatggtctgggttgagagtagttctggttctgattgtatggtctgaatggtggctgagaggcttgaggattttgaggaatttgttgcattggtggagctggagctgctggtccattctgttggaatccttgagaccatgaaaaattggggtggtctctccatccagggttatatgtgttggagtatgggttgtaattagatggctttctcattacacctatggcattggcttgatctggatATGAGTCAGGGTCATGtgattctgttgatttagcagtcgataacgatgctatttgtcgagcaagaccttcaaccatctccttgacttctttgattcccgaagttgactcgccaatttgaacctcatttactcccttaattcttctggtattcctgagtgatcgactccgttgttgggaattatccgcttgtcgctggaaaaactcccaaatttctgatgcactttttgacattagctctcctccacttgttgccattagccattcttgcacattcggcaataatccctccaaaaagtattggcattggtgccatttctcgtacccatgatgtggacacttcaagagtagtccattgaatcgctcccaagtttcgaaaaactgctcgtcctctctttgtgtaaactctgaaatttccctgcgaatagaattggttttatgcactgggaaatatttatttagaaattttgtaaccatttgttcccatgatgcaatgctattagcaggcaatgtattaagccatgaacgagctctatcctttaaagaaaatgggaataatctgagtttaacatcatcgtctgaaaaattttcatatttaaaagtttgacaaatggtatgaaaatcattcagatgattatatgggtcctcattttctaggccatagaatgtggggagacaatttagcacactaggttttaattcaaaactcctaacagctacatttgggtatcttatacatgatgtgctcaaattagctaagggactaaaatagtccttaaatggcctctcctgtggtgcttgtaaatccattccaaatttattaatgtgcttttgtgtgcgaagtgttttctcaagttcaaggtctataggttcaagattaggtaataatgacctacgaccatgcatgcaaaataaaataaaaataaaaataaagatgagaacaaaacaaataaaaataaagaagagggagaaattacgatactaaccttattgcgttattacaacctttctataaaaatacacaaaaacaaatacgtgaaataaattaactaaaaattaaattaataaaataaacaaaaattacaaagaaaaaataaattgaaaattaaattacagaattttaaagaagagaaaaagaaaagaaatactaacctttaaatgtagatttactttttttttttaataaaaaaaaatacaagaaaacaatttaaaaaaatttattcacaaaaattaattctatgaattaaaattacttacctccccggcaacggcgccaaaaacttgttgtgcaaattttaatgaactcgcaagcgcacgaatctattgtagtgtagatcaatggtgacgagtgtcgatcccacgaggaggtggattttaattgtgtatagaattaattttgcaaaatgggtggttggaattgtggtggaagtgatttaaaatatgctaaaattggaattgcaatggcgagaataaattgtagAGAAAATcgattaaattgacgtacttgggtatctggatccgtatcaacatgcatcatgggctaaataatccgtattaatgccaattaaatcatgatgggggaatccacacatcatgaaccacgctctaatcaatatggtgctaagggcttatcgtgccaaataataataaccttatactagagagccggtgtaaccaaggcggtatctagacaagatcagtattatttgtcgacgagaagtcaaaacatccacaaaaactagaggggaagagaaaataaatttaccaaattaagcccatgacacatgttgagacttcaccttcaacccaagcttgaaagaaaattagccactcataattgaactaggggcaaaatgggaatttattaaaatacgaagaaaatacaagatggagagggaattacagaaaatggatcccaaaaatggattcagagatatcaaattaggggggggaggccccctttttatagatacatggagtaaatcatggccatcggattaaaaacagtttggacgctcaggattgcgccacgtcatcagtcaacagtccacggtttgaccacgcggatgaacagtaacacggtttgacccggatgaacagtaacgcggtttggttgaaaataatcctgtgtgatgcatgcaccgtacgcgagatttttcgtccactgatatgctgccacgtcaccgtcaacagtacataagaattttagtccaacaggatcgtgacacctcatcagtcaatgccacatcatcggtcaatgccacgtcatcgatccgtctttgtgaacagtgtcgtgaacagtaacgtagacagtaccgtatacgtgaatagtaccgtacatgtgaatagtgccatttttccttttatgctcctcctaaggttttcgaccgtcctgagttcaaaagtgatgtccgttttgccgtctgatctctcctttattgtgaaatgactataatgcccctaaaatacataaaatacttaattaaaataacacacACGTAATTacatcacaagaaggttaaatacataaaagtaagggttgttagtaagacttgaaatgtaaaatgacggttttctcctttataaatatgcattttctaacactcaacaatgaTCTCTATTCCATGCTTCTATTCCAGTGTAAATAAACAAcatactcccactcccactccacacttcCAATCCTAGGATTTTCACTCCTCAGGATTcacaatccaatccaaaaagtaaacgcagccTAAGTTAAAATGTTGTGTCCAACAGTCCAAGTTAGACTGAGCCTGCAGTTAGTTAGAGGGTGCCCGAGCTTCTTAAGAAGCAGGTTCGGCCCAGCCCGTACAGCTGATTTCTCATGAAGCATATAGTAACAACATAGCAATGGTATATTTAAAAACTTGGGTACAAAAATTGATATTCCAACGAAAATGATATATGATGTGGTTTTATTGTAAATTGTTGTGTGTCAAGTCAAGTAGTTActaatcttattattttagtagAATATGATGTTTTGTGTAATAATATGTATTTactatttcaattaaaatataagtatgtaattctattttgtaaaaataatattagaaatcTCAATATTTAAATCTCACTATTATGCGTCACTTATCTATTATAagatgaattttataatttataaaattatttaattactatttaatAAAACTCAAACGAATACTTAAATGTTTTGATGTGTAGCATTGTTGATCACTTGATCTTGTAATGTATGGCACTACGATGGACGGGGAGCCCTCTTAaggcatattttctttttttcactttGGCCCCTTCAAGTATtagttattttcattataCTCAACAGCTTTAACtgtacttttttttgttttgacctctacaaattttgtttcatttcattaTAGCCCCGAACTTCTACAGTTCCCGCACTATTTACTCACTTGTCTCATGGTCTATCCCATTAGCAAATTCCTCGCGTTTGCTTACCCGTCCAAGTTCGTCCTTCCTAAATCACTATCACGAATTGAAGACTAGAAAATTTGAACACCtcatttacaaatataatttaattgatcaaattaatcaaacggtccacaataaaaaagaaatgtgaGATTATGTGTGTAGGGCCCATTTGTTAAGGCAGGACACGTCCGGTCTCTTCtttccttgtttttttttcccctcttttgACTCGGCACTCACTACTCTCTGTCTAGAATTCACTTCGAAACTCAACGTTTTATCCTTCTCTCTCAACCTCATTTGATCCATCTTTTGGGGTTTACGCTTTAAAAGGTATGTGATATAAGACGAGATATtataaaacagaaaaaaaatcttttcaattatgtttctgtttctttttattttaaatttcgcATTGACTATAAACTCTTTAATCTAAATGACTAATTCAATgcgtttgtttcttttattgtgGCATTTGTGTATTGGGGGGATTTAATATAGGTTTTGATGTTTAGATGACGGCTCTggtttcttattaatttttgtttagagGAAAAACGTATGTTTAGCAGAAAGTTTCACAATTCCATCAAATCCAATTTActgattcaaaaaaaaataaaaggagagAGAAAGGTAGCAAGCTTATTCATAGTCCTTTTCCATCAGTGACTGAATGGAGAGTAGCTAATTGTGGTGAATCTTGAGATGCCATTGAATATAATTACTTATAATACGTAGGCCTCCTTAAATAGTCAGTGATGAGGGTTATACCATTGCTGCAGACTGGCAAAAACAGGTGGCTGTATGAGTTACGTTACAGCTTTTGTCTGCAAAGAGGctgataattttgataatgacTTCGAGAGCAATCTTGCGGAGGAAGAATTTCCTCTTCAATTATCTAAATCGACCTACTTACTTGACTCGGGGATTGCCTAGTTTTGAGTATGGGCACACTACTGCGTCTAATTACTTTGAACGATCAAGCTTGGTTGGATTTTCAATTCATTCATCTGAAGATACTGATGGTGGACAGGAAGGAGGTTTATCTCGAGTCACCAAGGATGAGCTATCAAAACCTTTACCAGTTGGTTTTCTCAAACATGACTTTTTTCAGATGTCAAACTTTAAGTATGGAGTCGGAAGAGTTAGTTTTATTTCTCCATTGCAAGCTAGTCTGATTTCCCAATCTGTACGTTATGGGTCCACTGCAACAGCTGGTCAGCCTGAAAGGGACAGAAATGAGCAGCTGGCCACTAAACAGATAAAAGAAGCTTCACCAGAGGACTGTGACCAAGCTGTTGAAGGTTTGAGTAcagtaaaagcaaaagcaacaGCAAAAGCTAAGCAGATGCAAGACATTCAAAAGAGTGCTAAATCTGTAGTGCAGAGAGTATGGGCTGCACTACTGGGTATTGGTCCTGCTTTGAGAGCTGTTGCTTCTATGAGCAGGTTCAGACTTTGCTGTTCAAGTTCTAATTACATTAGATTTATGCTTTTATAAGCCGTCTAACACTTTTTTACATTCTATGTCATCTTTCAGGGAAGACTGGGCGGTGAAACTCCGCCATTGGAAGGATGAATTCAAATCTACCATGCAGCACTATTGGTTAGGTACAAAATTACTCTGGGCAGATATTAGGATAAGCTCGAGGTTATTGTTGAAGCTAGTCAATGGGAAGGGTCTTTCTAGAAGGGAGAGGCAACAACTCACTAGGACCACTGCTGATATTTTTAGGCTGGTTCCAGTTGCTGTTTTTATTATAGTTCCTTTCATGGAGTTCTTGCTTCCAGTATTCCTCAAGTTATTTCCCAACATGTTGCCATCAACTTTTCAGGACAAGATGAGAGAAGAGGTAATGGTTGGAATAATTGTCGCAAGATGCTTGATTGCTTTAGCATTCATCACAGTCTTCATACTTAAACTTGGTAGCCTCAATCTAAGCATATTCAAATAGGAATACATGTCTGCTTGTATTCTTTACATGTAATAATACTTTAAGTTCTGCTCCAAACTATCATAAAGGGGAATGCAGtttcaatataatattttgactTTCAGGAGGCATTGAAAAGAAGGCTAATTGCTAGAATAGAATATGCAAAGTTTCTTCAAGACACTGTGAAAGAAATGGCAAAGGAAGTTCAAAACTCACGAGGTGGTGATATTAAGAAAACAGCTGAAGATCTTGATGAATTTATGAACAAGGTGATAATTGATTCTTTCTTTTACTAACAAGGAAAGGGGGTTTTCCTTTCAATCGACTGCTCTCAAGCTggcaataatttatttgagaCTCTATTCTGCTGTTTGGACAGGTTAGAACTGGTGCTGGTGTTTCTAATGATGAAATATTAGCTTTTGCCAAGCTATTTAATGATGAGCTTACTTTAGATAACATTAGCAGGTTAGTGCTGTGTAAGCATTCCTGCAATCTTCAGGGTCATGCTGCCATTGGGTTTATCATCATTTTGCTTCGGTTAGTAACCCAATGAATAAATTGGTGAATGCAACTTTTTGGTTGATGAATGCAGGCCTCGGTTAGTAAATATGTGCAAGTATATGGGAATCAGCCCTTTTGGGACTGATGCATATTTACGTTATATGCTTCGGAGAAGACTACAGGAGTAAgacatttcttttcttgataTTTTCTACTGTTCCACCCTTTGTTTGGATCAGattctttcaattttaattatgtattttgaagGTTATTTTTGTGGTGGACTGCACTGATCAAGTGCCGCTGAACAATAGATAGTCTAGTTTTTGACAAATTATTGCATCATTTTCTTGGATATTCTTAATTCAAGAATTCATAAGGAAAGAGAAGCTAGAGATGATCTGGAGAGCATATATTTTGGTCTTCGGACAATTTTTAAGCAATTGTTTGTGCTTTGAATTCAGAGAAGCTCCTTTTGTGCGAATAGTAAAGATTTTTGTGTTTGTAAATGTCCTGtagttaataatttctttcaaaTCTATTTGTTGTATGTTATCATGAGTGGATCATGACTCCCACATCTATGTTATGTCCTGTAATAT contains:
- the LOC102623210 gene encoding uncharacterized protein LOC102623210 — encoded protein: MTSRAILRRKNFLFNYLNRPTYLTRGLPSFEYGHTTASNYFERSSLVGFSIHSSEDTDGGQEGGLSRVTKDELSKPLPVGFLKHDFFQMSNFKYGVGRVSFISPLQASLISQSVRYGSTATAGQPERDRNEQLATKQIKEASPEDCDQAVEGLSTVKAKATAKAKQMQDIQKSAKSVVQRVWAALLGIGPALRAVASMSREDWAVKLRHWKDEFKSTMQHYWLGTKLLWADIRISSRLLLKLVNGKGLSRRERQQLTRTTADIFRLVPVAVFIIVPFMEFLLPVFLKLFPNMLPSTFQDKMREEEALKRRLIARIEYAKFLQDTVKEMAKEVQNSRGGDIKKTAEDLDEFMNKVRTGAGVSNDEILAFAKLFNDELTLDNISRPRLVNMCKYMGISPFGTDAYLRYMLRRRLQEIKNDDKMIQAEGVESLSEAELRQACRDRGLLGLLSVEEMRQQLRDWLDLSLNHSVPSSLLILSRAFSVSGKVRPEEAVQATLSSLPDEVVDTVGVTALPSEDSISERRRKLEFLEMQEELIKEEEEEEEEEQAKMKEAVRSRKDVALEEMTDPTAKEAQEQAKAKTLEKHEQLCELSRALAVLASASSVSREREEFLRLVNKEIELYNSMVEKDGKVGEEEAKKAYRAAREETDQDAGEDVDEKVSSALINRVDAMLQKLEKEIDDVDAKIGDRWRLLDRDYDGKVTAEEVASAAMYLKDTLDKEGIQELIANLSKDREGKILVEDIVKLASQTEDTETAETGRS